The following are encoded in a window of Gopherus flavomarginatus isolate rGopFla2 chromosome 10, rGopFla2.mat.asm, whole genome shotgun sequence genomic DNA:
- the LOC127030213 gene encoding retinol dehydrogenase 7-like yields the protein MSLQMPPQNALLSNSAQIGILAAILFLIICWLTRDSLNVKDLNGKHVFITGCDSGFGNLLAKQLDQRGFHVIAACLTEKGSRELLACTSLSLKTVILNLTDSSSIANAVEFVKQETDGEGLFGLVNNAGRATPMAPNDWMQIDDFHTILDVNLMGLIEITLNLLPLLKKAKGRVVNVASVMGRLAFLGGGYCLSKWGVEAFSDILRRDMQHFGVKVSIIEPGCFKTGVTSSEVIERDLLRLWNQLTPEVRESYGDKYFVEYIRAQRFSMKRLCDSDISKVTKCMEHALIAKYPRTRYGSGWDAKFFWLPLSYAPTLLSDMMLRMLLPTPAASRKSLSRVPLDV from the exons ATGAGCTTGCAGATGCCTCCCCAGAAT GCCTTGCTTTCAAACTCAGCGCAGATAGGAATTTTGGCTGCCATACTTTTCCTCATTATTTGCTGGCTCACCCGAGACAGTCTTAACGTGAAAGATCTGAATGGAAAGCACGTCTTCATAACTGGATGTGACAGTGGGTTTGGAAACTTGCTGGCTAAACAGCTTGACCAAAGGGGATTCCATGTCATTGCCGCATGTCTAACAGAAAAGGGAAGCCGAGAATTACTAGCCTGCACATCCCTCTCACTGAAGACTGTGATCCTGAACTTAACTGACTCCAGCAGCATTGCCAACGCAGTGGAGTTTGTGAAACAAGAGACAGATGGGGAGG GCCTCTTTGGCTTGGTAAATAATGCTGGAAGAGCAACACCGATGGCACCCAACGACTGGATGCAGATAGATGATTTTCACACAATTCTGGATGTTAATCTGATGGGGTTGATTGAAATCACCCTGAATCTTCTCCCACTTTTGAAAAAGGCTAAAGGAAGAGTAGTCAACGTTGCCAGTGTTATGGGTCGCTTGGCGTTTTTAGGTGGTGGCTACTGTTTGTCAAAGTGGGGCGTGGAAGCTTTCTCAGACATCTTACG GAGAGACATGCAGCATTTTGGAGTGAAGGTGAGCATAATTGAGCCAGGATGCTTTAAGACTGGAGTAACTAGTTCAGAGGTTATTGAGAGAGACCTGCTAAGACTTTGGAACCAACTAACTCCTGAGGTCAGAGAATCCTATGGAGATAAATACTTTGTTGAGT ATATAAGAGCTCAAAGATTTTCAATGAAAAGATTGTGCGACTCTGACATTTCTAAAGTCACAAAATGCATGGAGCATGCCTTGATAGCAAAATACCCCAGGACACGCTATGGATCTGGATGGGATGCAAAGTTCTTTTGGCTGCCCCTCTCCTACGCACCAACCCTTCTATCTGATATGATGTTGCGTATGCTGCTTCCAACTCCAGCAGCCAGTAGGAAATCACTATCCAGAGTTCCACTTGATGTTTAA
- the DHRS9 gene encoding dehydrogenase/reductase SDR family member 9 isoform X1, whose translation MFFYILIFLAIFYLWWRWGAQDGQKIRDLTDKYIFITGCDSGFGNLAARTFDKKGFRVLASCLTEVGAVELKAATSERLQTVLLDVTDPNNVRKVAEWIKAEVGTAGLWGLVNNAGIMGPSAPTDWLNIEHFRAPIEINLIGLINVTLNLLPLVKKARGRLVNISSTGGHLAVCGGGYFPSKFGVEAFNDSLRRDMKAFGVKVSCIEPGLFKTGLSNRKKIIEEREVIWNQLPPAIRKQYGEGYVQKDAARREKLIQVLQNTNLSLVVQCMEHALTSINPRSRYTAGWDAKLLWIPLSSMPAAIQDFVLLRNKAELADPTAG comes from the exons atgtttttctatATCCTCATCTTTCTGGCTATCTTCTATTTGTGGTGGAGATGGGGGGCACAAGATGGGCAGAAgattagagatctcacagacaaaTATATATTCATCACTGGATGTGACTCGGGATTTGGAAATCTGGCAGCAAGGACTTTTGATAAGAAAGGATTTCGAGTTCTTGCCAGTTGTCTGACTGAAGTGGGAGCAGTGGAGCTAAAAGCAGCAACCTCAGAGCGGCTCCAGACAGTGCTGCTGGATGTGACAGATCCAAACAATGTTAGGAAGGTGGCTGAGTGGATTAAAGCTGAAGTGGGGACAGCAG GTCTGTGGGGACTGGTCAACAATGCGGGGATTATGGGACCATCAGCGCCAACAGATTGGTTGAATATTGAGCACTTCAGAGcaccaattgaaattaatttaATTGGCCTCATAAATGTTACATTAAATTTGCTTCCCTTGGTAAAAAAGGCCAGAGGGAGACTAGTAAATATATCCAGCACCGGAGGCCACCTGGCAGTCTGTGGGGGTGGCTATTTTCCTTCCAAGTTTGGAGTGGAAGCATTTAATGACAGTTTAAG ACGGGACATGAAAGCTTTCGGAGTTAAGGTTTCTTGCATTGAACCTGGGCTGTTCAAAACTGGACTATCCAATCGAAAAAAGATCATCGAAGAAAGGGAGGTCATTTGGAATCAACTTCCTCCTGCCATTAGAAAACAATATGGAGAGGGGTATGTACAGAAAG ATGCAGCAAGGAGAGAAAAGCTGATTCAGGTGCTTCAGAACACAAACCTCTCACTGGTTGTGCAATGTATGGAGCATGCTCTAACAAGCATTAATCCTCGCTCACGTTACACTGCAGGCTGGGATGCTAAGCTTCTTTGGATCCCCCTTTCAAGCATGCCTGCAGCAATACAGGACTTTGTACTCCTGAGAAACAAAGCAGAGCTTGCGGACCCAACTGCAGGGTGA
- the DHRS9 gene encoding dehydrogenase/reductase SDR family member 9 isoform X2 gives MFFYILIFLAIFYLWWRWGAQDGQKIRDLTDKYIFITGCDSGFGNLAARTFDKKGFRVLASCLTEVGAVELKAATSERLQTVLLDVTDPNNVRKVAEWIKAEVGTAGLWGLVNNAGIMGPSAPTDWLNIEHFRAPIEINLIGLINVTLNLLPLVKKARGRLVNISSTGGHLAVCGGGYFPSKFGVEAFNDSLRRDMKAFGVKVSCIEPGLFKTGLSNRKKIIEEREVIWNQLPPAIRKQYGEGCSKERKADSGASEHKPLTGCAMYGACSNKH, from the exons atgtttttctatATCCTCATCTTTCTGGCTATCTTCTATTTGTGGTGGAGATGGGGGGCACAAGATGGGCAGAAgattagagatctcacagacaaaTATATATTCATCACTGGATGTGACTCGGGATTTGGAAATCTGGCAGCAAGGACTTTTGATAAGAAAGGATTTCGAGTTCTTGCCAGTTGTCTGACTGAAGTGGGAGCAGTGGAGCTAAAAGCAGCAACCTCAGAGCGGCTCCAGACAGTGCTGCTGGATGTGACAGATCCAAACAATGTTAGGAAGGTGGCTGAGTGGATTAAAGCTGAAGTGGGGACAGCAG GTCTGTGGGGACTGGTCAACAATGCGGGGATTATGGGACCATCAGCGCCAACAGATTGGTTGAATATTGAGCACTTCAGAGcaccaattgaaattaatttaATTGGCCTCATAAATGTTACATTAAATTTGCTTCCCTTGGTAAAAAAGGCCAGAGGGAGACTAGTAAATATATCCAGCACCGGAGGCCACCTGGCAGTCTGTGGGGGTGGCTATTTTCCTTCCAAGTTTGGAGTGGAAGCATTTAATGACAGTTTAAG ACGGGACATGAAAGCTTTCGGAGTTAAGGTTTCTTGCATTGAACCTGGGCTGTTCAAAACTGGACTATCCAATCGAAAAAAGATCATCGAAGAAAGGGAGGTCATTTGGAATCAACTTCCTCCTGCCATTAGAAAACAATATGGAGAGGG ATGCAGCAAGGAGAGAAAAGCTGATTCAGGTGCTTCAGAACACAAACCTCTCACTGGTTGTGCAATGTATGGAGCATGCTCTAACAAGCATTAA